From the Roseateles sp. XES5 genome, one window contains:
- a CDS encoding MarR family winged helix-turn-helix transcriptional regulator, whose protein sequence is MAYLANLLAKAASRALQARADGAGFAPGQFPVLLELWSGDGLTQRELLDRLDIEQATMANTLSRMERDGLISRRRHPKDKRAQLVFLTTRGRSLRETALTAASATEEALFQGFRRFERELVLEYMRMALANLGRDPRV, encoded by the coding sequence GTGGCATACCTCGCCAATCTCCTGGCGAAGGCGGCGTCCCGCGCACTTCAGGCGCGGGCGGATGGAGCCGGCTTTGCGCCCGGCCAGTTCCCCGTGCTGCTGGAATTGTGGAGCGGCGACGGTCTCACCCAGCGCGAATTGCTCGATCGGCTCGATATCGAACAGGCCACCATGGCCAACACCCTCTCCCGCATGGAGCGGGACGGCCTCATCTCCCGGCGCCGCCATCCCAAGGACAAACGCGCCCAGCTCGTCTTTCTCACGACGCGCGGCAGGAGCCTGCGCGAGACGGCGCTGACGGCCGCCTCCGCGACGGAAGAGGCGCTGTTCCAGGGCTTCCGCCGTTTCGAGCGGGAACTGGTTCTGGAATATATGCGCATGGCGCTCGCCAATCTCGGACGCGACCCGCGCGTCTGA
- a CDS encoding M20/M25/M40 family metallo-hydrolase, with the protein MTNILPVLDRASADIPASLERLFELVRIKSISTDPAFKAECRRAAEWLVAELRSLGFNATVRDTPGHPMVVAHHDGARPDAPHVLFYGHYDVQPVDPLNLWDNDPFEPAVREVEGGRRIITGRGTSDDKGQLLTFVEACRAYKETVGALPCRVTILFEGEEESGSPSLKPFLEANAAELTADFALVCDTSMWDGDTPAISAGLRGLVGEEVIVKAADRDLHSGYFGGAAANPIHILTDILAGLHDETGRVTLDGFYDGVEETPTQIKAAWETLGKTAESFLGEIGLSIPSGEKGRSVLELTWARPTAEINGITGGYTGEGFKTVIAAEASAKVSFRLVGKQDPARIRDAFRAYVRAKIPADCSVAFHAHGGSPAIQLPYDSDLLNKAKSALSDEWPKPAVVIGMGGSIPIVGDFQKMLGMESLLVGFALSDDRIHSPNEKYELRSFEKGIRSWVRILAALAAR; encoded by the coding sequence ATGACCAATATTCTCCCCGTCCTCGACCGCGCCAGCGCCGATATTCCGGCCAGCCTCGAACGCCTGTTCGAGCTGGTGCGCATCAAGTCCATCTCCACCGATCCGGCCTTCAAGGCGGAGTGCCGCCGCGCGGCGGAGTGGCTGGTCGCGGAACTGCGCTCGCTCGGCTTCAACGCCACGGTGCGCGACACGCCCGGCCATCCGATGGTCGTGGCCCATCACGACGGCGCCCGGCCTGACGCGCCGCATGTCCTGTTCTACGGTCACTACGACGTCCAGCCGGTCGACCCGCTGAACCTGTGGGACAACGATCCCTTCGAGCCCGCCGTGCGCGAGGTTGAGGGCGGCCGCCGCATCATCACCGGCCGCGGCACCTCCGACGACAAGGGCCAGCTGCTTACCTTCGTGGAAGCCTGCCGTGCCTACAAGGAAACGGTCGGCGCGCTGCCCTGCCGTGTCACCATCCTGTTCGAGGGCGAGGAGGAATCCGGCTCGCCGTCGCTGAAGCCCTTCCTCGAGGCCAACGCCGCGGAATTGACGGCCGATTTCGCGCTCGTCTGCGATACCAGCATGTGGGACGGCGACACGCCGGCGATCTCGGCGGGCCTGCGCGGCCTCGTCGGTGAAGAAGTCATCGTCAAGGCGGCGGACCGCGACCTGCATTCCGGCTATTTCGGCGGCGCCGCGGCCAACCCCATCCACATCCTCACCGACATCCTCGCCGGCCTGCATGACGAGACCGGCCGCGTGACGCTCGATGGCTTCTATGACGGCGTGGAAGAGACCCCGACGCAGATCAAGGCGGCCTGGGAAACGCTCGGCAAGACGGCGGAAAGCTTCCTCGGCGAGATCGGCCTGTCGATCCCCTCGGGCGAAAAGGGCCGCTCCGTGCTGGAACTCACCTGGGCGCGTCCGACGGCCGAGATCAACGGCATCACCGGCGGCTATACGGGCGAGGGCTTCAAGACGGTCATCGCGGCGGAAGCCTCGGCCAAGGTCTCCTTCCGCCTCGTCGGCAAGCAGGACCCGGCCAGGATCCGCGATGCGTTCCGCGCCTATGTGCGCGCCAAGATCCCGGCGGACTGCTCGGTGGCCTTCCACGCCCATGGCGGCTCGCCGGCGATCCAGCTTCCCTACGATTCGGACCTCCTGAACAAGGCCAAGTCCGCGCTGTCGGACGAATGGCCCAAGCCCGCGGTCGTCATCGGCATGGGCGGCTCGATCCCGATCGTCGGCGATTTCCAGAAGATGCTCGGCATGGAATCCCTGCTCGTCGGCTTCGCGCTGTCGGACGACCGCATCCATTCGCCGAACGAGAAATACGAGCTGCGCTCCTTCGAGAAGGGCATCCGCTCCTGGGTGCGGATCCTCGCTGCGCTCGCGGCGCGCTGA
- a CDS encoding BA14K family protein produces MKTTIKTGLSAALAAAMFATTFVAAPAFAMPLPNAGVSQTSNVEQVQYYRERRGWHNGHRGYRHERRGYRRHSDGWWYPLAAFGAGAIIGGAIANDGYAEPRYEGINPRHTDWCYARYRSYRAYDNTYQPNYGPRRECLSPYY; encoded by the coding sequence ATGAAGACAACGATCAAGACCGGCCTTTCCGCCGCCCTGGCCGCCGCCATGTTCGCCACGACCTTCGTCGCAGCGCCGGCTTTCGCCATGCCGCTGCCGAACGCCGGCGTTTCTCAGACCTCCAACGTCGAGCAGGTGCAGTATTATCGCGAACGTCGCGGCTGGCATAACGGCCATCGCGGCTACCGTCACGAGCGCCGTGGCTATCGCCGCCACTCGGACGGCTGGTGGTATCCGCTGGCGGCCTTCGGCGCGGGCGCGATCATCGGCGGCGCGATCGCCAATGACGGCTATGCTGAGCCGCGCTACGAGGGCATCAATCCGCGCCACACCGACTGGTGCTATGCGCGCTACCGCTCGTACCGCGCCTATGACAACACCTACCAGCCCAACTACGGCCCGCGGCGCGAATGCCTCTCGCCCTATTATTGA
- a CDS encoding transglycosylase domain-containing protein — protein sequence MAANRKSQRIEPSFQASGGREDDDDFHVGAGDRVAGGGGRKGRGKPPKAERPRRGASARRREPSGGIFGLFRRLVYWCVVLGIWGAIGVGGLVLYYGARMPSATSWSIPDRPPNIKILAVSGDAIANRGLTGGEALSLENMSPYIPQAVIAIEDRRFYSHFGIDPLGLARAMLTNITTGRMVQGGSTLTQQLAKNMFLSPERTLERKVQEVLLALWLEHKYSKDQILAMYLNRVFFGSNSYGVEAASRRYFNKSARDVNLGEAALLAGLLKAPSRLSPARDPEAAEARAQVVLGAMREEGYVTDTEIKTAMSQTPARAKSYWSGAQHYAADMVMAQLPGMIGDIKEDLVVDTTIDLDLEKKADEAISAVLDKEGEKLNASQAALVSIDGTGAIRALVGGRDYAESQFDRASKAKRQPGSAFKPFVYAAALEAGRSPLSVRNDAPVKIGKWTPENYDQKYRGEVTLASALANSLNTIAAQLVMEVGPDEVIKLARRLGIESELQSNASIALGTSEVALVELTAAYAPFMNGGYKATPHIIRRISTSDGKVLYENTYDNPPRVLEPNIVSQMNGMMMRVITEGTGKNARIPGWQAAGKSGTTQSFRDALFVGYTSNLTTGVWFGNDDGKSMKKVTGGGLPAKAWSQFMTAAHAGLSPSPLFGTANGEPVLDGTQPVPQEGGDELFDIISRTLGTDERPAGNGEAVASDQTGAAPLDDGLIPPAEVGGERETGTRRTTLFDFLVGG from the coding sequence ATGGCAGCCAATCGAAAATCCCAGCGCATCGAACCGTCCTTCCAGGCATCGGGAGGACGCGAAGACGACGACGACTTCCACGTCGGCGCGGGTGATCGTGTTGCCGGCGGCGGGGGCCGCAAGGGCCGCGGCAAGCCGCCGAAGGCCGAGCGGCCGCGGCGCGGCGCCTCCGCTCGGCGCCGGGAACCGTCCGGCGGCATTTTCGGCCTCTTCCGCAGGCTCGTCTACTGGTGTGTCGTGCTCGGCATCTGGGGCGCCATCGGCGTCGGCGGCCTCGTGCTCTACTACGGCGCGCGCATGCCGAGCGCCACGAGCTGGTCGATCCCGGACCGGCCACCCAACATCAAGATCCTCGCCGTCAGCGGCGACGCCATCGCCAACCGCGGTCTCACTGGCGGCGAGGCGCTGTCGCTGGAAAACATGTCGCCCTATATCCCGCAGGCCGTCATCGCCATCGAGGACCGGCGCTTCTATTCGCATTTCGGCATCGACCCGCTCGGCCTTGCCCGCGCCATGCTGACCAACATCACCACCGGCCGCATGGTGCAGGGCGGCTCGACGCTGACGCAGCAGCTCGCCAAGAACATGTTCCTCTCGCCGGAGCGCACGCTGGAGCGCAAGGTGCAGGAAGTGCTGCTCGCCCTGTGGCTGGAGCATAAATATTCCAAGGACCAGATCCTTGCGATGTATCTCAACCGCGTCTTCTTCGGCTCCAATTCCTACGGCGTGGAAGCCGCGTCGCGGCGCTATTTCAACAAGTCGGCCCGTGACGTGAACCTCGGCGAGGCCGCGCTGCTCGCCGGTCTTCTCAAGGCGCCTTCGCGCCTTTCGCCCGCCCGAGATCCGGAAGCGGCGGAAGCGCGCGCCCAGGTCGTTCTCGGCGCCATGCGCGAGGAAGGCTACGTCACCGACACCGAGATCAAGACCGCGATGTCGCAGACGCCGGCCCGCGCCAAGAGCTACTGGTCCGGCGCGCAGCACTATGCCGCCGACATGGTCATGGCCCAGCTTCCCGGCATGATCGGCGACATCAAGGAAGACCTCGTTGTCGACACGACGATCGATCTCGATCTCGAGAAGAAGGCCGACGAGGCGATCTCCGCCGTGCTGGACAAGGAAGGCGAGAAGCTGAACGCTTCGCAGGCCGCGCTCGTCTCCATCGACGGCACGGGCGCGATCCGCGCGCTCGTCGGCGGGCGCGACTATGCGGAAAGCCAGTTCGACCGTGCCTCCAAGGCCAAGCGCCAGCCGGGCTCGGCCTTCAAGCCCTTCGTCTATGCGGCGGCGCTGGAAGCTGGTCGTTCGCCGCTTTCGGTGCGCAACGACGCGCCGGTGAAGATCGGCAAATGGACGCCGGAGAACTACGACCAGAAATACCGCGGCGAGGTGACGCTCGCCTCGGCGCTCGCCAATTCGCTGAACACCATCGCCGCCCAGCTCGTCATGGAGGTCGGCCCGGACGAGGTGATCAAGCTCGCCCGCCGGCTCGGCATCGAATCGGAACTGCAGTCGAACGCCTCCATCGCGCTCGGCACCTCGGAGGTGGCGCTGGTCGAGCTGACGGCCGCCTATGCGCCCTTCATGAACGGCGGCTACAAGGCAACGCCCCACATCATCCGTCGCATCTCCACCTCGGACGGCAAGGTGCTCTACGAGAACACCTACGACAATCCGCCTCGCGTGCTGGAGCCCAACATCGTTTCCCAGATGAACGGCATGATGATGCGCGTCATCACCGAGGGTACCGGCAAGAATGCCCGCATTCCCGGCTGGCAGGCCGCCGGCAAGTCCGGCACGACGCAGTCCTTCCGCGATGCGCTCTTCGTCGGCTACACGAGCAACCTGACGACGGGCGTCTGGTTCGGCAACGACGACGGCAAGTCGATGAAGAAGGTGACGGGCGGCGGGCTTCCGGCCAAGGCCTGGAGCCAGTTCATGACCGCCGCCCATGCCGGCCTGTCGCCCTCGCCGCTCTTCGGCACGGCGAATGGCGAGCCGGTGCTGGACGGCACCCAGCCGGTGCCGCAGGAAGGCGGCGACGAGCTCTTCGACATCATCTCCCGCACGCTCGGCACCGACGAGCGGCCGGCCGGCAATGGCGAGGCGGTGGCAAGCGACCAGACGGGCGCGGCGCCCCTCGACGACGGCCTCATCCCGCCCGCAGAGGTCGGCGGCGAACGCGAGACGGGCACACGCCGCACGACGCTCTTCGACTTCCTCGTCGGCGGCTGA
- a CDS encoding YbhN family protein, whose protein sequence is MKRLRKFFWPLVSTIAIALSVYILYRDLRGLSLDEFVASLHAIPVSGWVLACLATLLAYAALAAYDHLALEHLGHRISLWFITLTSFTTYALSHNIGASVFSGALVRYRAYTSKGLTGSEVGLLVAFCSFTFALGTVMLFGFVLVLEPEIIGRFSNFLPIEAALSTGFVILALVALYVIGSLVGFKPVNTRWLKLEYPKPSLVFRQLVIAPIELIGAAAIIYFVLPTGGNPGYFVVLGIFLASFSVALLSHAPGGIGVLELVFIAGLPDMDPAAVLAALAVFRLFYLIVPFIMALVVILIYERSRFIARASGGED, encoded by the coding sequence ATGAAGCGGCTCAGGAAGTTCTTCTGGCCGCTCGTCAGTACCATCGCCATCGCCCTGTCGGTCTATATCCTCTACAGGGACCTGCGCGGCCTTTCGCTCGACGAGTTCGTGGCGAGCCTGCACGCCATTCCTGTCTCCGGCTGGGTCCTTGCCTGCCTCGCCACGCTTCTGGCCTATGCGGCGCTCGCGGCCTACGATCACCTGGCGCTCGAACATCTCGGCCACCGCATCTCGCTGTGGTTCATCACCCTCACCTCCTTCACCACCTATGCCTTGTCGCACAACATCGGCGCCTCGGTCTTCTCCGGGGCGCTCGTGCGCTACCGGGCCTACACGTCGAAAGGGCTGACGGGATCGGAGGTCGGGCTTCTCGTTGCCTTCTGCTCCTTCACCTTCGCGCTCGGCACCGTCATGCTGTTCGGCTTCGTGCTGGTGCTGGAGCCCGAGATCATCGGGCGATTTTCCAATTTCCTGCCCATCGAGGCGGCGCTCTCCACCGGCTTCGTCATCCTGGCGCTGGTGGCGCTTTACGTCATCGGCAGCCTTGTCGGCTTCAAGCCGGTCAATACGCGCTGGCTGAAGCTGGAATATCCGAAGCCCTCGCTGGTCTTCCGCCAGCTCGTCATCGCGCCCATCGAACTGATCGGCGCGGCGGCGATCATCTATTTCGTGCTACCGACAGGGGGCAATCCCGGCTATTTCGTCGTGCTCGGCATCTTCCTCGCCTCCTTCTCGGTCGCGCTGCTTTCGCATGCGCCGGGCGGCATCGGCGTGCTGGAACTCGTCTTCATCGCCGGCCTGCCGGATATGGATCCCGCGGCGGTGCTGGCCGCGCTTGCCGTCTTCCGCCTGTTCTACCTCATCGTCCCCTTCATCATGGCGCTGGTGGTGATCCTGATCTACGAGCGGTCGCGTTTCATCGCCCGGGCGAGCGGCGGCGAGGACTGA